The sequence GCCGGTCAGCGGCGGTCCAGGGCGATCGCTTCCCATGGATCGAACCGGTCGGGGGCGTCGGGACCGACGACCAGCACGTCGTCGCGGATCAGCGGCACATAGCCGTCGGCTGCAACGAGCACCGTGTAGCTCGCCCCGCGCGGCACGCGGTGCATCGTGCTGAACTGGCCGCGCTCGTCGGCCTGCCCGAACGTGAGAGCCTGCTGTTCGAGCCGCTTCGGGTCGAGATCGCCGGTGCGGATCCCTGGCTTGAATACGATCATGAAGGCGCCCGCGATCGGTCGTCCGTTGGCGGCGTCGACCACCCGGCCGACGACGACGACGCCCTCGCTGCGACCGGGCTGAAACCCACTGCGGCGCGGCGCGGGCGGCGGGCTCGGCTCCGGTCGTCCGCCGTCGGCCGGCCCGGCGGGCGACGGTGCCTCCTGGGCGGGCGCCGGATTCGGCTCCTCCTGGGCTTCGTTTGCCGGCGCGGCCGGCGCGGCTTCCTCGGGCCGGCTCGGGCCGGGGCCATCCGCGACGCGCTGGCGACGGGGGGTCCATCCGCGCCGGGCGATCGCGATCAACGGTTCGGCGTGCTCGATGGGCCGGATGAGCCCGACGTTGCCGGCGGTGGCGACGACGCCGCCGAAGTCTTGCGTCTCGAGGTGGAACGCGGTCGGCACGCCGATGTACTCCCCGTCCTCGTTGATCGCGGTGCCGCCGGAGTTGCCGTGCGCGACCTGCGCGTCCGTCTTGATGAAGGCGCGACCGGCGCCGCCCCTGGGCCCCTGCCAGCCCGACAGCTCGCCGGACGTGACGTGGATGGTGCCGCCGCCGACGCCGGGGTAACCGAGGATCGTGAGCTGTTCGCCGGGTACGAGTTGGCGCGAGTCGCCGATGCGGATCGCGGGCCAGCCGGCCGGCGACAGCGGCCGGCCGCTCATGTCGACTCGGCACTTGATGAGGGCGAGATCGAGTTCGGGATCGAGCACGCCCTCCGCCGGGACGCCCCCGCAGACCAGCTCGGGCTCTCGGTCGGGCGCCCGGAACCGGCCCACGACGAACGCATCGAACAGCCGGCCCTCCTTGGCGTTGTTGAGCACGTGGTAGTTCGTGATGATCGAGCCGTCCTCGGTGATGATGGTGCCGGAGCCGGTCTGGACCGGCACGAGCTGGTCGC comes from Deltaproteobacteria bacterium and encodes:
- a CDS encoding serine protease; the protein is MTTRATRPDPLRRVALALAVVAALALPLTGGADERARRILQQVMPSVVYIISVEVRGDQLVPVQTGSGTIITEDGSIITNYHVLNNAKEGRLFDAFVVGRFRAPDREPELVCGGVPAEGVLDPELDLALIKCRVDMSGRPLSPAGWPAIRIGDSRQLVPGEQLTILGYPGVGGGTIHVTSGELSGWQGPRGGAGRAFIKTDAQVAHGNSGGTAINEDGEYIGVPTAFHLETQDFGGVVATAGNVGLIRPIEHAEPLIAIARRGWTPRRQRVADGPGPSRPEEAAPAAPANEAQEEPNPAPAQEAPSPAGPADGGRPEPSPPPAPRRSGFQPGRSEGVVVVGRVVDAANGRPIAGAFMIVFKPGIRTGDLDPKRLEQQALTFGQADERGQFSTMHRVPRGASYTVLVAADGYVPLIRDDVLVVGPDAPDRFDPWEAIALDRR